The Gardnerella leopoldii genomic interval CTTGGCATCAACATCAAGGACGTTACCGACAAGCTTGAGGCTGACGGTGTTGCCGCCTTCATCAAGTCTTGGGATTCCGTGATTGCTGACGTGCAGTCCGGCATCGATCGTGTAAACGCCTGATTTGATTAATCAGTAATAAATAAACATAAACCGCACATGTTCGTGGATTGATTCACACATGTGCGGTTTTTTTTGTTTGTGCAGCACTCCAAACACGAGGAAAACTCCCCACAATTGGAGCGCTCAAGCAGACTAACCAACTGAGAAAGTAACGGCGATTACTTGCCAGAAAGAGTTTGCCAGCGAGATTTGGTTAAAACGTTACGATGGCGCACGCGAGTTTCGTGCATAAGCGATTGATTCACACATGTGCGGTTTTTGTTTAACTGCGGTTAAAAACGTAGGTAGTAGCTCGACCTTTTCCACAAACTGAAATATCTCCTCTACTAACTAAATCAGATAACAATTGCTTAGCCTTGGTACTACCCACGTTAAGAATATTTTGCACTTGCTCACGCTTTATTGTTCCATGATTATGTACTGCTTCAATAATCTTTTTATAGCAATCGTCAACGCTCATACGTTTATGCGAGTTATTAGAATCTTGCGAAAGTGAATTTGTAGTAAGTTCTGAATTATAAGTACCGTTCACTAAATTCAATGAATTAGCATTAAGTTCAGTTTTGTTTTTTGAAGAACCAGATACAAAGTTATTCTTATCGCTTACAAAAAATTCAAGAGTAGTACGGTCTGGATTAAAGGACTCACTTAACATTGGATAGCGTATTCCAGCCCAATCACAACCAGCTCTCATAGCATCAAATCCGCTTCCAGCACGTTCAACAACAGAAATCAGCGCGAACATTTTAAGCAGTGCTGGATTCCGAGAATCAGAAAAACCTCCAGCTAAAGCCACTTCTACAGGCATACGTAAGCAACCCGGGTTTGCAAAAGAAAGCTTAAAACCATCATTTGCGCTATTTGTTTCTATAGAAGATTGTGAAGAACCATCAACATCAGTACTCACAGCATCATCATATGTAATAACAGTGTTACCTCGCATATAATAATCAGCATGAATCAACGTGTTTGCAAGGGCTTCTCTAACTGCCATATGTAACGGAGTATCATCAACTCGTAATGACTGCGAATTAAGCAAAAATGGTACATCAATTTTACGAGAAAGACGCTGCCATACAATACTCCAAAAATCATAAAGATTTCCACTCCACGAACCATCCGAGCTGACAATCCTATGACTCCACCTACTATCAGCATTGGTAATTTCTCTGTAGTCGAGAAAATAGTACGGAAATTCCGTAATAATGCACCACTCCTGACCAAACATTAAAAGACCCGATCGAGTAGGATGCAATTTATTCGACTCGTCCTTTGCTAACGCTCCGATTCTCATAAGAAATTCATCCGCATCAAGCGTAAG includes:
- a CDS encoding RNA-binding domain-containing protein, whose translation is MFNINSLSSLRESNQLEAKAASNGTPRSMWETYCAFANTNGGTILLGVGEDAQHNLQLVGVNNPEHMVKDIWDTLNNKNKISSNILIEENISIEQMDDNKSIIRITVPRANRSDKPIYINGNPIGGTYRRNFEGDYKCSQEEYQAMVRDNGSSVNSMDQSPLLQHSVDDFDMETVRSYRNMLSAVRPQHPWLTLDADEFLMRIGALAKDESNKLHPTRSGLLMFGQEWCIITEFPYYFLDYREITNADSRWSHRIVSSDGSWSGNLYDFWSIVWQRLSRKIDVPFLLNSQSLRVDDTPLHMAVREALANTLIHADYYMRGNTVITYDDAVSTDVDGSSQSSIETNSANDGFKLSFANPGCLRMPVEVALAGGFSDSRNPALLKMFALISVVERAGSGFDAMRAGCDWAGIRYPMLSESFNPDRTTLEFFVSDKNNFVSGSSKNKTELNANSLNLVNGTYNSELTTNSLSQDSNNSHKRMSVDDCYKKIIEAVHNHGTIKREQVQNILNVGSTKAKQLLSDLVSRGDISVCGKGRATTYVFNRS